One segment of Thermoanaerobacter kivui DNA contains the following:
- the thiH gene encoding 2-iminoacetate synthase ThiH → MMEYLKEALEVYSQYENYIPSFDEAREILIKEFLDKSDLVKLLNIEDERLIRIMAKKAKKLTEANFGKVIMLFAPLYISNFCQNGCTYCGFSNLKNCPRERLEREQMEIEMKSLKDEGIDSVIILTGEDRVNSDFEYIKSACSVAVDYFSEVSIEVYPLLENEYEELAKIGVVGITIYQETYQKDDYEKLHLFGPKKDYEFRLLTPERALKTGFHEACVGPLLGLSHPEKDAFCAILHAEYLMNKFPKAEISLSFPRFRDANTGFKPSYLVSDKEYIKFLLAARIYLPRVGIVISTRERAALRDALMDICITKMSAGSKTTVGGYATSKDEKLGQFEIDDSRSVSEIVNVIIQKGLRPEFTNWVKGVGKL, encoded by the coding sequence ATGATGGAGTATTTAAAAGAAGCCCTTGAAGTTTACAGCCAATATGAAAACTACATTCCCTCATTTGATGAGGCAAGAGAGATTCTGATAAAGGAGTTTCTGGATAAGTCCGACCTTGTAAAGCTTTTAAACATTGAGGATGAAAGACTAATCAGGATAATGGCTAAAAAAGCCAAGAAATTGACAGAGGCAAACTTTGGCAAGGTGATTATGCTCTTTGCTCCCCTTTATATATCAAACTTTTGCCAAAATGGCTGTACCTATTGCGGATTTTCAAATTTGAAAAACTGCCCTCGTGAGAGACTTGAGAGAGAGCAGATGGAGATTGAGATGAAAAGTCTCAAAGACGAAGGGATTGACTCTGTGATAATTCTAACAGGCGAAGACAGGGTAAATTCGGATTTTGAATATATAAAAAGCGCATGCTCTGTTGCAGTAGACTACTTTTCTGAGGTTTCAATTGAGGTATACCCGCTTTTGGAAAATGAATATGAAGAGCTTGCAAAGATAGGAGTTGTTGGCATAACAATCTATCAGGAAACTTATCAAAAGGATGACTACGAAAAGCTTCATCTTTTTGGACCAAAAAAAGATTATGAGTTTAGACTTCTCACACCAGAAAGAGCACTCAAGACTGGCTTTCACGAAGCGTGTGTTGGCCCACTTTTGGGCCTTTCTCATCCCGAAAAAGATGCTTTTTGTGCAATCTTGCATGCCGAGTATTTGATGAATAAATTCCCCAAAGCCGAGATTTCTCTATCCTTTCCTCGCTTTAGGGATGCCAATACAGGTTTTAAACCAAGCTATTTGGTATCTGATAAAGAATATATAAAGTTTTTGCTGGCTGCAAGGATATATTTGCCAAGGGTTGGGATTGTGATTTCAACAAGGGAGAGAGCGGCTTTGCGTGATGCTTTAATGGATATTTGCATAACAAAGATGTCTGCAGGCTCTAAAACAACTGTCGGTGGTTATGCAACTTCAAAGGATGAAAAACTTGGACAGTTTGAAATAGACGATTCAAGAAGTGTCAGCGAAATTGTAAATGTAATAATTCAAAAAGGACTAAGACCAGAGTTTACAAACTGGGTAAAAGGTGTGGGCAAATTATGA
- the thiF gene encoding sulfur carrier protein ThiS adenylyltransferase ThiF, with product MSLFELMLRNYFDEKMLEKLGKVMVLIIGCGGLGSNIAAMLVRCGIKNLTIVDFDKVDISNLNRQNYFFYQAGQNKVSALSQILTKINPYISIKTLNTKVDESNIDKIIAEYDVIVEAVDDECTKALIFGKALEHSKKVVLASGIAGFGDCENIKVKRGKGFAIVGDFSTSEKDKKPYAPKVLAVAAIQADEVLRMVSELDKE from the coding sequence ATGAGCTTGTTTGAGCTTATGCTAAGAAATTACTTTGATGAAAAAATGCTTGAAAAACTTGGAAAAGTAATGGTTTTGATTATTGGCTGTGGTGGTCTTGGTTCGAACATTGCAGCTATGCTTGTGAGATGTGGAATAAAAAATCTTACCATAGTTGACTTTGACAAGGTTGACATATCAAATTTAAATAGGCAAAACTATTTCTTCTACCAAGCTGGGCAAAATAAAGTCTCTGCACTTTCTCAAATTCTTACAAAGATAAATCCATATATTAGCATAAAGACTCTAAATACCAAGGTTGATGAGTCAAACATAGATAAGATTATTGCAGAATATGATGTAATTGTTGAAGCGGTTGACGATGAATGTACTAAAGCCTTGATATTTGGCAAAGCATTAGAGCACAGCAAAAAAGTGGTTTTAGCATCTGGCATTGCAGGCTTTGGCGATTGTGAGAACATCAAGGTCAAGCGGGGCAAAGGTTTTGCGATAGTTGGTGATTTTTCCACTTCAGAAAAGGATAAAAAGCCATATGCGCCAAAAGTGCTTGCGGTGGCAGCAATTCAAGCAGATGAAGTTTTAAGGATGGTGAGTGAGCTTGACAAAGAATGA
- the thiE gene encoding thiamine phosphate synthase has translation MSLTKNEKLRLFQDYNIYCLTAEKFSKGRSNIEVVKDMLESGIKIIQYREKYKTLKEKYHECLKIRKMTKEFGAILIVNDHVDLCMMVGADGVHIGQNDYPIKEVRKLLGDEYIIGVTAHTKEQIKEAESNADYVGVAPIFQSFTKDNPLPPIGLEMVKWTAENCKLPFVAIGGIKEGNLKSVLDMGAKCVSLVTEIVGADDIKNKIKKLQEIMMSKKAEF, from the coding sequence GTGAGCTTGACAAAGAATGAAAAATTAAGGCTTTTTCAAGACTATAACATCTATTGCTTGACAGCCGAGAAATTTTCAAAAGGCCGTAGCAATATTGAGGTTGTGAAAGATATGCTTGAATCTGGAATAAAGATTATTCAATACAGAGAAAAGTATAAAACTTTAAAAGAGAAATATCATGAATGTTTGAAGATTAGAAAAATGACCAAAGAATTTGGTGCAATCTTGATTGTGAACGACCATGTGGACCTTTGCATGATGGTTGGTGCAGATGGAGTTCATATAGGGCAGAATGATTATCCAATAAAAGAGGTGAGAAAACTCCTTGGTGATGAGTATATAATCGGTGTGACAGCTCATACAAAAGAGCAAATCAAAGAAGCTGAAAGCAATGCTGACTATGTTGGTGTTGCTCCGATATTTCAAAGCTTTACAAAGGATAATCCTTTGCCTCCTATCGGGCTTGAGATGGTAAAGTGGACGGCTGAAAATTGCAAGCTCCCATTTGTTGCAATAGGTGGGATAAAAGAAGGAAATCTAAAAAGTGTTTTGGATATGGGTGCAAAGTGCGTATCGCTAGTGACAGAGATTGTTGGCGCAGATGATATTAAAAATAAAATCAAAAAACTACAGGAAATAATGATGTCTAAAAAGGCTGAGTTTTAA
- a CDS encoding LacI family DNA-binding transcriptional regulator codes for MATIDDVAKLAGVSIATVSRVFNNSPLVSEKARQKVLKAAEELGYKPSMPARSLAMKKTNTIGLIVPDISNPYYAEVVRGIEDVCNIYKYNITLCNADNKREKEFQYIEMLKNRWVDGIIFHCDYFSEEHYEVFKNDNIKVVLAGRTTKFDVPYVGIDNFKAAYDAVNYLISLGHKRIGIIHGPLDDMKETIDSVDRLKGYKQALIDNGLPIYDKFIKEANFKYKGGYNAAMEMLKGEMRPTAIFAISDIMAMGAINAVFDSGLSCPEDISVMGFDNIDLSEATRPSLTTVSQPMYEIGAVAARMLIKMLNGEEIDDYQIILKHKIVLRNSCISPKD; via the coding sequence ATGGCGACAATAGACGATGTAGCAAAATTAGCAGGAGTTTCTATTGCAACTGTTTCGAGAGTTTTTAATAATAGCCCTTTGGTAAGTGAAAAAGCAAGGCAAAAAGTTTTAAAAGCTGCAGAAGAGCTGGGATACAAACCCAGTATGCCAGCCAGAAGCCTGGCGATGAAGAAGACAAACACTATAGGGCTAATTGTGCCTGATATATCAAACCCTTACTATGCAGAAGTAGTAAGAGGTATTGAAGATGTCTGCAATATTTATAAATACAATATTACTTTGTGCAATGCAGACAATAAAAGAGAAAAAGAATTTCAATATATAGAAATGCTAAAAAATCGGTGGGTTGATGGAATAATATTTCACTGTGACTATTTTTCTGAAGAGCATTATGAAGTCTTTAAAAATGACAATATAAAGGTGGTACTTGCAGGAAGAACAACAAAGTTTGATGTGCCTTATGTAGGGATTGATAATTTTAAAGCGGCTTATGATGCAGTGAATTATTTGATATCATTAGGCCACAAGAGGATTGGAATTATTCATGGCCCTCTTGATGACATGAAAGAGACAATAGATAGCGTAGACAGGCTAAAAGGGTATAAGCAAGCTCTTATTGATAATGGCTTACCAATTTATGATAAATTTATTAAAGAAGCAAATTTTAAGTATAAAGGCGGATATAATGCGGCGATGGAAATGCTAAAAGGCGAAATGAGACCTACTGCTATTTTTGCGATAAGTGATATTATGGCAATGGGAGCAATAAATGCGGTGTTTGACAGTGGACTTTCATGTCCTGAAGATATTTCTGTGATGGGCTTTGATAATATTGACTTGTCAGAAGCTACAAGGCCTTCTCTTACGACTGTATCACAGCCTATGTATGAAATAGGGGCTGTTGCAGCTAGAATGCTTATAAAAATGTTAAATGGGGAAGAAATTGATGATTATCAAATAATTTTAAAACACAAAATTGTGTTAAGAAATTCTTGTATATCTCCAAAAGATTAA
- a CDS encoding carbohydrate ABC transporter permease, whose product MVSAYSFKHEKRIIQTITLSFQDQYTKAFTLANYKEIIGKTEFKNAFFNTIALTFISLTLEMTAGLVIALILKRNFKGKELLRSLMLVPMGVPTLVSGVAMTYIFGLYGYFNALLQKLHIIEMPIDWASGGFKTLLMVSVADMWKVTPMVILLLLAGLESIPDEVYEASNIDGATAWQTFKYVTLPLLKPSITMALILRAIDAFRIFELVLVLAGRATPVISTFAYDEYNNYANAYTSAAASTILLLMIAVFIVSYLKIAGTKEEQ is encoded by the coding sequence ATTGTAAGCGCTTACAGTTTTAAGCATGAAAAGCGCATCATTCAAACTATTACTTTAAGTTTTCAAGACCAGTATACTAAAGCATTCACATTGGCAAATTATAAAGAGATTATAGGAAAAACAGAATTTAAAAATGCTTTTTTCAATACCATAGCTCTTACATTTATAAGTCTCACTTTGGAAATGACTGCAGGCCTCGTCATTGCGCTTATTTTAAAAAGGAATTTTAAAGGAAAAGAGCTTTTGAGGTCTTTGATGTTGGTTCCTATGGGAGTTCCTACTCTTGTGTCAGGTGTTGCGATGACCTATATTTTTGGGTTGTATGGTTATTTTAATGCGCTTTTGCAAAAACTACACATTATTGAAATGCCTATAGATTGGGCAAGTGGTGGTTTTAAGACATTACTTATGGTTTCTGTAGCGGATATGTGGAAAGTTACTCCGATGGTCATACTTTTGCTTTTGGCTGGTCTTGAAAGTATACCAGATGAAGTTTATGAAGCTTCCAATATTGACGGGGCAACTGCGTGGCAAACTTTTAAATATGTGACATTGCCACTTTTAAAGCCCTCTATAACGATGGCCTTGATATTAAGAGCGATAGATGCTTTTAGAATATTTGAACTTGTACTTGTTCTTGCAGGCCGTGCTACTCCTGTTATTTCTACCTTTGCGTATGATGAGTATAACAATTATGCAAATGCCTATACATCCGCAGCAGCATCTACAATATTGCTTTTAATGATAGCGGTATTTATAGTGAGCTACTTAAAAATAGCTGGTACTAAGGAGGAACAATGA
- a CDS encoding glycoside hydrolase family 65 protein: MANKTKKPIYPFEDWVIRETQFSIDTNYRNETIFALANGYIGMRGTFEEGYSGPKNTSFNGTYINGFYEIHDIVYPEGGYGFAKIGQTMLNVADSKIIKLYVDGEQFDLLKGKILFYERVLDMKKGVVERKVKWESPTGKVLEVKIKRIVSLNRQHLAAISFTVEPVNFSGKIRFISAIDGNVSNINDSEDVRVGSNLKGKVLKTIDKGVEGLKGWIVQKTQKSNFSYVCAIDNVLVRDSKYEVSNSLEEDGVKVIVDLEAEKGTSYTLNKFISYYTSKDFDENKLVALALEEIEKAKNDGFETIEKEQEEFLNSFWKNADVIIEGDKALQQGIRFNEFHLLQSVGRDGKTNIAAKGLTGEGYEGHYFWDSDIYIMPFFLYTKPEIAKALVMYRYNLLDAARSRAKELGHKGALYPWRTIDGPECSAYFPAGTAQYHINADIVYALKRYVEATNDLDFLYDYGCEILFETARFWEDLGAYIPLKGNRFCINCVTGPDEYTALVDNNAYTNYIAKMNLEYAYDIANKMKKEVPEKYQKIASKLNLKDQEINAWKKAVDNMYLPYSKELDIIPQDDSFLYKERITVDEIPQDQFPLLLHWHYLDIYRYQICKQPDVLLLMFLQREKFTKDELKKNYDYYEPITTHDSSLSPAIFSILANEIGYTDKAYKYFMMTARMDLDDYNDNVKDGIHAASMAGTWSAVVNGFGGMRVYTNELHFEPRLPKEWNLLSFNVRYKGRKINVKLTKENVVFALLEGEPIEIYCFDEKILLEKGENKVESRNN, translated from the coding sequence ATGGCCAACAAAACGAAGAAACCAATTTACCCTTTTGAAGATTGGGTTATAAGAGAGACGCAGTTTAGCATAGATACTAACTACAGAAATGAAACTATTTTTGCTTTAGCAAATGGATATATTGGAATGAGAGGAACTTTTGAAGAAGGATATTCAGGGCCTAAAAATACTTCTTTTAATGGGACGTATATCAATGGGTTTTATGAAATACACGATATAGTTTACCCTGAAGGGGGATATGGTTTTGCAAAAATAGGTCAGACAATGTTAAATGTGGCTGATAGTAAAATAATAAAATTGTATGTAGATGGGGAACAGTTTGATTTACTAAAAGGGAAAATCCTATTTTATGAGAGAGTACTTGACATGAAGAAGGGGGTTGTAGAAAGAAAAGTAAAATGGGAATCCCCTACAGGAAAAGTTTTAGAGGTAAAAATAAAGAGAATTGTATCATTAAATAGGCAACATTTAGCGGCAATTTCTTTTACTGTGGAACCTGTAAATTTTAGCGGAAAAATTAGATTTATTTCCGCTATTGACGGAAATGTTTCAAATATAAATGATAGTGAAGATGTAAGAGTAGGGTCAAATTTAAAAGGAAAGGTTTTAAAGACGATAGATAAAGGTGTAGAGGGTTTAAAAGGGTGGATTGTTCAAAAGACGCAAAAGAGCAATTTCTCCTATGTTTGCGCGATAGACAATGTATTAGTGAGAGATAGTAAATATGAAGTCTCAAATAGTTTAGAAGAAGATGGAGTAAAAGTAATTGTAGATCTAGAGGCTGAAAAAGGCACCTCATACACATTGAATAAATTTATTTCCTATTACACTTCAAAGGATTTTGATGAAAATAAATTGGTTGCTCTTGCTTTAGAAGAAATAGAAAAAGCCAAAAATGACGGCTTTGAAACGATAGAAAAGGAGCAGGAAGAATTTTTGAATTCTTTTTGGAAAAATGCTGATGTAATCATAGAAGGAGATAAAGCTCTGCAGCAAGGCATACGCTTTAATGAATTTCATCTACTTCAATCTGTCGGGAGAGATGGAAAGACAAACATTGCAGCAAAAGGGCTGACTGGAGAAGGTTATGAAGGTCATTATTTTTGGGATTCTGATATTTATATAATGCCTTTCTTTCTTTATACAAAGCCCGAAATTGCAAAAGCTTTGGTAATGTACAGGTATAATCTTTTGGATGCAGCAAGATCCAGGGCAAAGGAATTAGGTCACAAAGGAGCTTTGTATCCTTGGAGAACGATAGATGGGCCTGAATGTTCTGCATACTTTCCAGCTGGTACGGCACAGTATCACATAAATGCTGATATAGTTTATGCTTTAAAAAGATATGTGGAGGCTACAAATGATTTGGACTTTCTCTATGACTATGGCTGTGAAATATTATTTGAAACTGCAAGATTTTGGGAAGATTTAGGAGCGTATATTCCTCTTAAGGGCAATAGATTCTGCATAAACTGTGTCACTGGTCCGGATGAGTATACGGCATTAGTCGACAATAACGCTTATACCAATTACATAGCAAAAATGAATTTGGAATATGCCTATGATATTGCAAATAAAATGAAAAAAGAAGTGCCTGAGAAATACCAAAAAATTGCTTCTAAGTTAAATCTAAAAGATCAAGAAATTAATGCGTGGAAAAAAGCTGTTGACAATATGTACCTTCCTTATTCAAAAGAACTTGATATTATACCACAGGATGACAGTTTTTTGTATAAAGAAAGGATAACAGTGGATGAAATACCACAAGATCAATTTCCACTTTTGTTGCACTGGCATTACCTAGATATTTATAGATATCAAATATGTAAACAGCCTGATGTGTTGCTTTTGATGTTTTTACAGAGAGAAAAATTTACTAAAGATGAACTTAAAAAGAATTACGATTATTATGAACCTATTACCACTCACGACTCCTCCTTGTCGCCAGCTATATTTAGCATACTAGCCAATGAAATAGGATATACTGACAAAGCTTATAAATACTTTATGATGACTGCAAGAATGGATTTGGACGACTACAATGACAATGTTAAGGACGGAATTCACGCTGCTTCTATGGCAGGGACATGGAGCGCAGTTGTGAATGGTTTTGGTGGAATGAGGGTTTATACAAATGAACTGCATTTTGAGCCGAGATTGCCAAAAGAATGGAATTTGCTTTCTTTTAATGTGAGATACAAAGGGAGAAAAATAAATGTCAAATTAACCAAAGAAAATGTTGTGTTTGCATTATTAGAAGGAGAGCCTATAGAAATCTACTGCTTTGACGAAAAAATTTTACTTGAAAAAGGAGAAAATAAAGTAGAAAGTCGCAATAATTAA
- a CDS encoding S8 family serine peptidase: MKNRQTLKALLAFVLIVALMSLSGVLVKAQPNLTNLSGDSPTKNYSPQIQKILMQDSNKNKIFDNLEAKLTDKPDSAEFPVIITFNKNIDDNELLNISKSIGKFNIKHKYKIIPGVAATLTKGQINALSKLDIVKQIEYDEPVYATLDTATKWFGVTKARSDFGVTGDKDGNPSSYSKNDIVIAVIDTGIDGSHVDLAGGKIIGWQDFVNGKTTPYDDNGHGTHVASIAAGTGTGNSLYTGVAPGAALVGIKVLDSNGSGSMSTVTAGIDWAVQNKDVYGIKVINLSLGTSTSSDGTDSTSLAVNSAVDSGIVVVVAAGNSGPARYTIGSPGAAEKAITVAAMADVGELGFNLASFSSRGPTADGRIKPDIAAPGYNITAAKANSINGYVTYSGTSMATPFVAGTVALMLNANISLAPLDVKNIIMTTAKSWGPPSKNIDYGAGRLDAYEAIKTAGNFTGTNISVPNHYYAKDSLPGSRYSDIWTFNVTDTSYPIAITFIIPDWANYNPDFDIYLYDPTGTLVKSSTGTQRQETITYTPTQTGTYYIRVYSYRGSGNYYLDLSTGGGSLTLSNNDI; this comes from the coding sequence ATGAAGAACCGACAAACATTAAAAGCTTTACTGGCTTTTGTGTTAATTGTAGCTTTAATGTCGCTAAGTGGAGTATTAGTCAAAGCGCAGCCCAACTTAACAAACTTATCTGGCGACTCTCCAACAAAAAATTACTCGCCTCAAATTCAAAAAATTTTGATGCAAGATTCTAACAAAAACAAAATCTTTGATAACCTGGAAGCAAAGCTTACTGATAAGCCTGACAGTGCGGAATTCCCTGTCATAATAACCTTCAACAAAAACATAGATGATAACGAACTATTAAATATTTCTAAATCCATTGGAAAGTTTAATATAAAGCATAAATACAAAATTATTCCAGGAGTTGCTGCTACTTTAACTAAAGGACAAATAAACGCTTTGTCAAAATTAGATATAGTAAAGCAAATTGAGTATGACGAGCCTGTATATGCGACATTAGACACTGCAACAAAATGGTTTGGCGTTACAAAAGCGAGAAGTGACTTTGGCGTAACTGGAGACAAAGATGGTAATCCTTCCTCTTACTCCAAGAATGATATAGTAATAGCAGTTATTGATACAGGTATTGATGGATCCCATGTTGACCTTGCTGGTGGCAAAATAATAGGATGGCAAGATTTTGTAAACGGTAAAACTACCCCTTACGATGATAATGGACATGGAACTCATGTAGCAAGCATTGCGGCAGGCACTGGGACAGGGAACAGCCTTTATACAGGTGTTGCTCCTGGTGCAGCTTTGGTAGGAATAAAAGTACTCGATTCAAATGGAAGCGGAAGTATGAGCACTGTAACGGCAGGAATTGATTGGGCTGTTCAAAACAAAGATGTATACGGAATCAAAGTTATAAATTTAAGCCTCGGCACTTCTACAAGTTCTGATGGAACTGACTCTACCTCATTAGCAGTAAACAGCGCCGTAGATAGCGGAATTGTAGTAGTAGTTGCAGCTGGAAATTCAGGCCCTGCAAGGTACACCATAGGATCACCTGGTGCAGCAGAAAAAGCCATAACCGTTGCAGCAATGGCGGATGTAGGAGAACTTGGATTTAACCTTGCAAGTTTCTCCAGCCGTGGCCCCACAGCTGACGGAAGGATAAAACCTGACATTGCAGCACCCGGATATAATATAACCGCCGCAAAAGCAAACTCTATAAATGGTTATGTGACATACAGTGGTACAAGCATGGCAACACCTTTTGTAGCAGGTACAGTAGCCCTTATGCTCAATGCAAATATAAGCCTTGCACCACTTGATGTAAAAAACATAATAATGACTACTGCAAAAAGTTGGGGACCTCCAAGCAAAAACATTGACTATGGTGCAGGAAGATTGGATGCATATGAAGCAATTAAAACAGCTGGAAATTTCACAGGAACTAATATATCTGTACCAAACCACTATTATGCTAAAGATTCACTCCCTGGGTCTCGTTACAGTGACATTTGGACATTTAACGTGACAGACACATCATACCCTATTGCAATAACTTTCATAATACCTGATTGGGCAAACTATAACCCTGATTTCGATATATATCTCTATGACCCAACTGGTACTCTTGTTAAAAGTTCCACTGGAACACAAAGGCAGGAGACAATAACATATACTCCAACACAAACGGGAACCTATTATATCAGAGTATATTCATATAGAGGCAGTGGAAATTATTACCTTGATTTAAGTACGGGCGGCGGTTCACTCACCCTTTCAAATAACGACATATAA
- a CDS encoding sigma 54-interacting transcriptional regulator — translation MTNKEKIYNIILEKSEDFKIEDFLIDRKGGITTEEIAKLLKIARPNVSSILNLLVKEKKVVKIISKPVYYVEKNKLEKVLGEEVKEKLILEELINFATFKKEKKLCAFEDIVGYNGSIKEQIEQAKAAVLYPPYGLHTLIIGPPGCGKSYLAETMYKFSLQHGRKGPFEVLNCADYYNNPQLLMSHLFGHVKGAYTGADVDKIGLVEKANKGILFLDEVHRLPPEGQEMLFYLIDKGVYRRLGDTVERTANLMIIAATTEKPGSFLKTFMRRIPVVIQLPSFEERPLNEKVEILTGLFKEEAKRLNLNIIVHPEIISTILSINYEGNIGELKSFIQQLCSKAFLRYYGLTANLLKIDSTLLPEDYLLKLSVHAIFDKFLIISSDFREWKIDKYDFYELIAAKYHELKKSGLDGAVLKEQLNNYMNNFLKNLLNGNFI, via the coding sequence ATGACTAACAAAGAGAAAATTTATAACATTATTTTGGAAAAAAGTGAAGATTTTAAAATTGAAGATTTTTTGATTGACAGAAAGGGTGGAATTACCACAGAAGAAATAGCAAAACTGTTAAAAATCGCACGGCCTAACGTGTCTTCAATTTTGAATCTTCTTGTAAAAGAAAAGAAAGTTGTGAAAATAATTTCAAAACCTGTGTATTATGTCGAAAAAAATAAATTAGAAAAGGTTTTAGGGGAAGAAGTCAAAGAAAAATTAATATTGGAAGAGTTGATTAATTTTGCGACTTTTAAAAAAGAAAAAAAGCTGTGTGCTTTTGAAGATATTGTTGGGTATAACGGTAGCATTAAAGAACAAATAGAACAAGCTAAGGCAGCAGTATTGTATCCTCCCTATGGACTTCATACTCTTATCATTGGACCACCTGGTTGTGGTAAGTCTTATTTAGCGGAAACCATGTATAAATTTAGCCTTCAACACGGTAGGAAAGGACCTTTTGAAGTGCTAAACTGCGCAGACTACTATAATAATCCTCAGCTTCTCATGTCACATTTATTTGGTCATGTTAAAGGAGCCTATACTGGAGCTGATGTAGATAAGATAGGATTAGTAGAAAAAGCTAATAAAGGGATATTATTTCTTGATGAAGTTCATAGATTACCTCCAGAGGGGCAAGAGATGCTATTTTACCTTATTGACAAGGGAGTATATCGGAGATTAGGGGATACTGTTGAAAGAACAGCTAATTTGATGATTATAGCAGCTACTACAGAGAAACCTGGTTCTTTTTTAAAAACTTTTATGAGAAGAATACCTGTCGTCATCCAACTCCCCTCTTTTGAGGAAAGGCCTCTTAATGAAAAGGTGGAAATATTGACAGGACTGTTTAAAGAAGAGGCGAAGCGCTTGAATTTGAATATCATTGTACATCCTGAAATAATTTCTACAATTTTGTCTATTAATTATGAAGGTAATATTGGAGAGTTGAAATCGTTTATTCAACAACTTTGTTCAAAAGCTTTTTTAAGGTATTATGGGTTAACAGCAAATTTACTAAAAATTGATTCAACTCTTTTACCTGAAGATTACTTATTAAAGTTGAGTGTGCATGCAATTTTTGATAAATTTTTAATCATTTCGTCTGATTTTAGAGAATGGAAAATAGATAAATATGATTTTTATGAGTTGATAGCGGCGAAATATCACGAATTAAAGAAAAGTGGTTTGGATGGAGCAGTGCTTAAAGAACAATTAAATAATTATATGAATAATTTCTTAAAAAACCTTTTGAACGGCAATTTTATCTAA